One Doryrhamphus excisus isolate RoL2022-K1 chromosome 17, RoL_Dexc_1.0, whole genome shotgun sequence genomic region harbors:
- the cep162 gene encoding centrosomal protein of 162 kDa isoform X1: protein MSHILTKEKLDEQFELFLKESVSDDSADLCDKQPNYKGSDPPQKATLSPWNDGDLEHGDEMATVMAKSRFLKTKKPQTENEDERGLFGSNKTVKKYLTKSQAVEEEDDDNSGKTDLKGKIPLTGESSKAEAVNESVGVDTLVEDEEKAKFFGQLETGASSNIDYRQLNKEMDITSSTTASYLRIAEESVYRSDDEGKDDSPCMQHYSDDFEDEDVERKKLRMSPIIGKVSFDGDLKGQLEDRGKEVQESLDRAGPSYAQTAGSDMEALHSAYRHINTGEDLDDLKHYPPLDKNESINRPTLPSQQAMESLPFTNESDLSTAEELMRPIRPVSAAEHGVGENVYPLDRTFSVTQNMKPKEKLEKAETVKCKGGKTLENHQASHPEHLKLGLTWNIREEVDRLMEEQTTRPAPTASHTNKTKKQPTRRGCHSNSVSASSARKPVVVTPRAQKDNSKRPKGVTKNTNAAKTQSSVSRVMKPSLVTAKKKEKEDNHIDPGVNASSDLVVSVQSLVDVLKQQMGSGSRQEVTDGQDCNVHACHENDISVVEELRDQLAQKVKELQIMKKEADELKSVQQENYCLQSKLQVAEEANKKMRLTNTTDPTTEKSLQQIHKEIQEQETIIQGYQQENEKLYSQMKAQQAKSKANEHAMFKENQRLLSELVFTREQLSKSSCSLDQRIKDLLAHINTSQMNEAKLSEDIHRLKQENQAQLVDMELIRKERDVAKLQSMSTAGGVPEDKLRMEVAALKKELDENQEVRARDGERLKAATVEIQLLKKQVDKMKAEVGKRSSVGQKKVREKPMDIKRMQDLERQVKQLEQMLRCKNPSLSAVMYNQENVATGRKSASSCINTLLERRIQRIEAEMETRDEEAKQNLKEMEQQFQKTKRQYEHRISELEQQLKSKEELAAAAACTTESWMLQIEKMNVELEHIKEAHEQKENILQEQIETLKKQLKHKALSSPGRHQQLAKEAHGFRITQLNQKLALKTRAIQELTRTVERLQKERRNMLCGPGLGCDARSSETKQLSPIKSACSDAAGYLDGLEEAFPAAHSEKTYQPTAFTGSHISEVLQENEALREHLKRFELNNEREKEELKSDVVKAKEELCRQKDLFSNQISSLKAEHLKALDQMSATYATEHSSSKVAHLTNALNTREIMVKLLQDQLKELQGAKEALAVSKTREGALETQLSRLLKELKDAKDAQSPEVKLLCSLETKIISMEQRHQHREKELQQVIGGSWLEGDQQSKVDHWKSLALDKARELEAFRLELDSILDIIKHLQKQGMILPTS from the exons ATGTCTCACATTCTGACCAAGGAAAAGCTGGATGAGCAATTTGAACTGTTCTTGAAGGAG TCTGTTTCAGATGACTCTGCGGATTTGTGTGACAAGCAGCCCAATTATAAAGGCAGTGACCCACCCCAGAAAGCAACATTATCACCGTGGAACGATGGGGATCTTGAACACGGTGATGAAATGGCAACAG TGATGGCCAAAAGCCGATTCCTTAAAACCAAAAAGCCCCAAACGGAGAATGAAGATGAGAGAG GACTGTTTGGATCTAATAAAACTGTAAAGAAGTATTTGACGAAGTCTCAGGCAGTTGAAGAAGAGGATGATGATAATTCAGGAAAGACTGATTTGAAGGGTAAAATTCCTCTAACCGGAGAGAGTTCAAAAGCAGAAG CCGTCAACGAGAGCGTGGGAGTGGACACTTTGGTGGAAGATGAGGAAAAAGCCAAGTTTTTTGGCCAGTTGGAGACAGGTGCTTCGTCAAATATAGATTACAGGCAGCTGAACAAAGAGATGGACATTACAAGTTCTACCACCGCTAGTTACCTCAG GATTGCAGAGGAGTCAGTTTATCGTAGTGATGATGAAGGAAAGGATGACTCCCCTT GTATGCAACACTACAGTGACGATTTTGAAGATGAGGATGTGGAAAGAAAG aaaTTGAGAATGTCTCCAATCATTGGAAAAG TTTCTTTTGATGGCGACTTAAAAGGACAGCTAGAAGACAGAGGGAAAGAAGTACAAGAATCTCTGGACAGAG CAGGCCCGTCCTACGCCCAGACGGCAGGCTCAGATATGGAAGCTCTTCACAGTGCCTACAGACACATTAATACTGGCGAGGATTTAGATGATCTTAAACATTATCCACCGCTGGACAAGAATGAGAGCATCAACAGGCCAACTCTGCCTTCCCAACAGGCCATGGAGTCGCTTCCTTTTACCAACGAGtctg ACTTATCCACTGCAGAAGAACTGATGAGACCCATCCGCCCAGTCAG TGCTGCGGAACATGGCGTGGGGGAAAACGTCTATCCATTAGACAGAACTTTTTCTGTTACCCAAAATATGAAACCGAAGGAAAAATTGGAGAAGGCTGAAACTGTGAAATGTAAAGGAGGCAAGACTTTGGAAAACCATCAAGCCAGCCACCCAGAACATCTTAAACTTGGATTGACGTGGAACATCAGAGAAGAAGTGGACAGACTGATGGAGGAACAGACCACGCGTCCCGCTCCCACAGCCtctcacacaaacaaaacaaagaaacagcCT ACCCGCCGTGGCTGTCACAGTAATTCTGTCTCGGCATCGTCAGCAAGGAAGCCCGTTGTGGTGACTCCACGAGCCCAGAAAGATAACAGTAAAAGACCGAAAGGAGTGACTAAAAACACTAATGCAGCCAAAACCCAGTCTTCGGTTTCCCGAGTCATGAAGCCGAGCCTCGTAActgcaaagaaaaaagaaaaggaagacaATCACATAG ACCCAGGTGTGAATGCTAGCAGTGACCTTGTAGTGTCTGTCCAGTCATTAGTGGATGTCCTTAAACAGCAGATGGGCTCAGGCAGTCGCCAGGAAGTTACAGACGGACAGGACTGCAACGTGCATGCATGTCatgaaaat GACATTTCTGTGGTGGAAGAACTGAGAGACCAGCTGGCCCAGAAAGTGAAGGAACTGCAAATAATGAAGAAAGAAGCAGATGAGCTTAAATCTGTCCAACAGGAAAACTATTGTCTGCAGAGCAAG TTGCAGGTTGCAGAAGAAGCCAATAAAAAGATGAGACTGACAAATACCACAGATCCTACGACCGAGAAAAGCCTCCAGCAGATTCATAAAGAAATACAAGAGCAGGAGACTATCATTCAAGGCTACCAGCAG GAAAATGAGAAGCTATACTCGCAGATGAAGGCTCAGCAGGCCAAGAGCAAAGCCAATGAACACGCCATGTTTAAGGAAAACCAACGACTGCTCAGTGAGCTTGTTTTCACAAG GGAGCAGCTCAGTAAATCATCATGCTCGTTGGATCAACGTATTAAAGATCTTTTAGCTCACATCAATACATCCCAG ATGAATGAAGCCAAACTTTCTGAGGACATTCACAGGCTGAAGCAGGAGAACCAGGCCCAGCTGGTCGACATGGAGCTAATCAGGAAGGAGCGAGATGTGGCAAAATTGCAAAGCATGTCCACCGCTG GTGGTGTTCCAGAGGACAAGCTCAGAATGGAAGTTGCAGCACTAAAGAAGGAGCTGGAtgaaaaccaggaagtgcgtgcCAGAGATGGAGAGCGACTGAAGGCTGCAACAGTTGAGATTCAGCTTCTCAAAAAGCAG GTTGACAAAATGAAAGCGGAAGTTGGCAAAAGAAGTAGTGTGGGACAGAAAAAAGTCAGAGAGAAACCAATGGACATTAAAAGAATGCAGGACTTAGAGCGACAG GTGAAGCAGCTGGAACAGATGCTAAGATGCAAGAACCCAAGCTTGTCAGCTGTAATGTATAATCAAGAGAATGTTGCCACCGGTAGAAAATCAGCATCCAGCTGCATCAACACCCTGCTTGAACGTAGGATACAACGTATTGAGGCAGAGATGGAGACCCGTGATGAAGAGGCCAAACAAAACCTAAAGGAGATGGAGCAGCAGTTCCAAAAAACCAAG CGGCAATACGAACATCGGATCTCTGAGTTGGAGCAGCAGCTGAAGAGCAAAGAAGAGTTAGCAGCGGCGGCGGCATGTACTACTGAGTCATGGATGCTACAGATAGAAAAAATGAATGTTGAGCTTGAGCACATCAAGGAAGCACATGAGCAGAAGGAAAACATTCTCCAGGAGCAGATTGAAACTCTGAAGAAGCAACTGAAACACAAG GCTCTGTCAAGCCCAGGACGACATCAGCAACTTGCTAAGGAAGCACATGGTTTCCGCATAACCCAGCTCAACCAAAAACTTGCTCTTAAAACACGAGCTATTCAGGAGTTAACCCGAACTGTGGAGAGACTGCAGAAAGAGAGAAGGAACATGCTTTGTGGCCCCGGCTTAGGATGTGACGCTCGCTCTTCAGAGACCAAACAACTATCCCCGATCAAATCAGCTTGCTCTGATGCTGCAGGATACTTGGATGGATTGGAGGAAGCATTCCCAGCTGCCCACAGTGAGAAGACTTATCAGCCTACTGCCTTTACAG GAAGTCACATCTCAGAGGTGCTGCAGGAGAACGAGGCTCTTCGAGAGCATCTGAAGCGGTTTGAACTGAACAACGAGCGAGAAAAAGAAGAACTGAAATCAGATGTTGTAAAAGCCAAGGAAGAGCTGTGCAG GCAAAAAGATCTCTTCTCGAATCAGATTTCCTCTCTGAAGGCAGAGCATCTCAAGGCTTTGGACCAAATGAGTGCCACTTACGCTACAGAGCACTCATCTTCAAAGGTTGCCCATCTTACCAATGCACTGAATACTCGGGAG ATAATGGTGAAGCTTTTGCAGGACCAGCTGAAAGAGCTGCAAGGGGCTAAAGAAGCGCTGGCGGTATCCAAAACTCGAGAGGGAGCTTTGGAGACTCAG TTAAGCAGACTGTTAAAAGAACTGAAGGATGCCAAAGATGCCCAGAGTCCAGAAGTGAAACTTCTGTGTAGCTTGGAGACCAAGATTATCAGCATGGAGCAGAGACACCAACACAGAGAGAAAGAGCTACAGCAG GTCATTGGAGGTTCATGGCTGGAGGGTGATCAGCAGTCAAAGGTGGATCACTGGAAAAGTCTTGCATTGGATAAAGCCAGAGAGCTGGAAGCATTCCGCTTGGAGTTAGACTCCATTCTGGATATCATAAAACATCTACAAAAACAAGGCATGATTCTGCCCACATCTTGA
- the cep162 gene encoding centrosomal protein of 162 kDa isoform X3, whose product MSHILTKEKLDEQFELFLKESVSDDSADLCDKQPNYKGSDPPQKATLSPWNDGDLEHGDEMATVMAKSRFLKTKKPQTENEDERGLFGSNKTVKKYLTKSQAVEEEDDDNSGKTDLKGKIPLTGESSKAEAVNESVGVDTLVEDEEKAKFFGQLETGASSNIDYRQLNKEMDITSSTTASYLRIAEESVYRSDDEGKDDSPCMQHYSDDFEDEDVERKKLRMSPIIGKVSFDGDLKGQLEDRGKEVQESLDRAGPSYAQTAGSDMEALHSAYRHINTGEDLDDLKHYPPLDKNESINRPTLPSQQAMESLPFTNESDLSTAEELMRPIRPVSAAEHGVGENVYPLDRTFSVTQNMKPKEKLEKAETVKCKGGKTLENHQASHPEHLKLGLTWNIREEVDRLMEEQTTRPAPTASHTNKTKKQPTRRGCHSNSVSASSARKPVVVTPRAQKDNSKRPKGVTKNTNAAKTQSSVSRVMKPSLVTAKKKEKEDNHIDPGVNASSDLVVSVQSLVDVLKQQMGSGSRQEVTDGQDCNVHACHENDISVVEELRDQLAQKVKELQIMKKEADELKSVQQENYCLQSKVAEEANKKMRLTNTTDPTTEKSLQQIHKEIQEQETIIQGYQQENEKLYSQMKAQQAKSKANEHAMFKENQRLLSELVFTREQLSKSSCSLDQRIKDLLAHINTSQMNEAKLSEDIHRLKQENQAQLVDMELIRKERDVAKLQSMSTAGGVPEDKLRMEVAALKKELDENQEVRARDGERLKAATVEIQLLKKQVDKMKAEVGKRSSVGQKKVREKPMDIKRMQDLERQVKQLEQMLRCKNPSLSAVMYNQENVATGRKSASSCINTLLERRIQRIEAEMETRDEEAKQNLKEMEQQFQKTKRQYEHRISELEQQLKSKEELAAAAACTTESWMLQIEKMNVELEHIKEAHEQKENILQEQIETLKKQLKHKALSSPGRHQQLAKEAHGFRITQLNQKLALKTRAIQELTRTVERLQKERRNMLCGPGLGCDARSSETKQLSPIKSACSDAAGYLDGLEEAFPAAHSEKTYQPTAFTGSHISEVLQENEALREHLKRFELNNEREKEELKSDVVKAKEELCRQKDLFSNQISSLKAEHLKALDQMSATYATEHSSSKVAHLTNALNTREIMVKLLQDQLKELQGAKEALAVSKTREGALETQLSRLLKELKDAKDAQSPEVKLLCSLETKIISMEQRHQHREKELQQVIGGSWLEGDQQSKVDHWKSLALDKARELEAFRLELDSILDIIKHLQKQGMILPTS is encoded by the exons ATGTCTCACATTCTGACCAAGGAAAAGCTGGATGAGCAATTTGAACTGTTCTTGAAGGAG TCTGTTTCAGATGACTCTGCGGATTTGTGTGACAAGCAGCCCAATTATAAAGGCAGTGACCCACCCCAGAAAGCAACATTATCACCGTGGAACGATGGGGATCTTGAACACGGTGATGAAATGGCAACAG TGATGGCCAAAAGCCGATTCCTTAAAACCAAAAAGCCCCAAACGGAGAATGAAGATGAGAGAG GACTGTTTGGATCTAATAAAACTGTAAAGAAGTATTTGACGAAGTCTCAGGCAGTTGAAGAAGAGGATGATGATAATTCAGGAAAGACTGATTTGAAGGGTAAAATTCCTCTAACCGGAGAGAGTTCAAAAGCAGAAG CCGTCAACGAGAGCGTGGGAGTGGACACTTTGGTGGAAGATGAGGAAAAAGCCAAGTTTTTTGGCCAGTTGGAGACAGGTGCTTCGTCAAATATAGATTACAGGCAGCTGAACAAAGAGATGGACATTACAAGTTCTACCACCGCTAGTTACCTCAG GATTGCAGAGGAGTCAGTTTATCGTAGTGATGATGAAGGAAAGGATGACTCCCCTT GTATGCAACACTACAGTGACGATTTTGAAGATGAGGATGTGGAAAGAAAG aaaTTGAGAATGTCTCCAATCATTGGAAAAG TTTCTTTTGATGGCGACTTAAAAGGACAGCTAGAAGACAGAGGGAAAGAAGTACAAGAATCTCTGGACAGAG CAGGCCCGTCCTACGCCCAGACGGCAGGCTCAGATATGGAAGCTCTTCACAGTGCCTACAGACACATTAATACTGGCGAGGATTTAGATGATCTTAAACATTATCCACCGCTGGACAAGAATGAGAGCATCAACAGGCCAACTCTGCCTTCCCAACAGGCCATGGAGTCGCTTCCTTTTACCAACGAGtctg ACTTATCCACTGCAGAAGAACTGATGAGACCCATCCGCCCAGTCAG TGCTGCGGAACATGGCGTGGGGGAAAACGTCTATCCATTAGACAGAACTTTTTCTGTTACCCAAAATATGAAACCGAAGGAAAAATTGGAGAAGGCTGAAACTGTGAAATGTAAAGGAGGCAAGACTTTGGAAAACCATCAAGCCAGCCACCCAGAACATCTTAAACTTGGATTGACGTGGAACATCAGAGAAGAAGTGGACAGACTGATGGAGGAACAGACCACGCGTCCCGCTCCCACAGCCtctcacacaaacaaaacaaagaaacagcCT ACCCGCCGTGGCTGTCACAGTAATTCTGTCTCGGCATCGTCAGCAAGGAAGCCCGTTGTGGTGACTCCACGAGCCCAGAAAGATAACAGTAAAAGACCGAAAGGAGTGACTAAAAACACTAATGCAGCCAAAACCCAGTCTTCGGTTTCCCGAGTCATGAAGCCGAGCCTCGTAActgcaaagaaaaaagaaaaggaagacaATCACATAG ACCCAGGTGTGAATGCTAGCAGTGACCTTGTAGTGTCTGTCCAGTCATTAGTGGATGTCCTTAAACAGCAGATGGGCTCAGGCAGTCGCCAGGAAGTTACAGACGGACAGGACTGCAACGTGCATGCATGTCatgaaaat GACATTTCTGTGGTGGAAGAACTGAGAGACCAGCTGGCCCAGAAAGTGAAGGAACTGCAAATAATGAAGAAAGAAGCAGATGAGCTTAAATCTGTCCAACAGGAAAACTATTGTCTGCAGAGCAAG GTTGCAGAAGAAGCCAATAAAAAGATGAGACTGACAAATACCACAGATCCTACGACCGAGAAAAGCCTCCAGCAGATTCATAAAGAAATACAAGAGCAGGAGACTATCATTCAAGGCTACCAGCAG GAAAATGAGAAGCTATACTCGCAGATGAAGGCTCAGCAGGCCAAGAGCAAAGCCAATGAACACGCCATGTTTAAGGAAAACCAACGACTGCTCAGTGAGCTTGTTTTCACAAG GGAGCAGCTCAGTAAATCATCATGCTCGTTGGATCAACGTATTAAAGATCTTTTAGCTCACATCAATACATCCCAG ATGAATGAAGCCAAACTTTCTGAGGACATTCACAGGCTGAAGCAGGAGAACCAGGCCCAGCTGGTCGACATGGAGCTAATCAGGAAGGAGCGAGATGTGGCAAAATTGCAAAGCATGTCCACCGCTG GTGGTGTTCCAGAGGACAAGCTCAGAATGGAAGTTGCAGCACTAAAGAAGGAGCTGGAtgaaaaccaggaagtgcgtgcCAGAGATGGAGAGCGACTGAAGGCTGCAACAGTTGAGATTCAGCTTCTCAAAAAGCAG GTTGACAAAATGAAAGCGGAAGTTGGCAAAAGAAGTAGTGTGGGACAGAAAAAAGTCAGAGAGAAACCAATGGACATTAAAAGAATGCAGGACTTAGAGCGACAG GTGAAGCAGCTGGAACAGATGCTAAGATGCAAGAACCCAAGCTTGTCAGCTGTAATGTATAATCAAGAGAATGTTGCCACCGGTAGAAAATCAGCATCCAGCTGCATCAACACCCTGCTTGAACGTAGGATACAACGTATTGAGGCAGAGATGGAGACCCGTGATGAAGAGGCCAAACAAAACCTAAAGGAGATGGAGCAGCAGTTCCAAAAAACCAAG CGGCAATACGAACATCGGATCTCTGAGTTGGAGCAGCAGCTGAAGAGCAAAGAAGAGTTAGCAGCGGCGGCGGCATGTACTACTGAGTCATGGATGCTACAGATAGAAAAAATGAATGTTGAGCTTGAGCACATCAAGGAAGCACATGAGCAGAAGGAAAACATTCTCCAGGAGCAGATTGAAACTCTGAAGAAGCAACTGAAACACAAG GCTCTGTCAAGCCCAGGACGACATCAGCAACTTGCTAAGGAAGCACATGGTTTCCGCATAACCCAGCTCAACCAAAAACTTGCTCTTAAAACACGAGCTATTCAGGAGTTAACCCGAACTGTGGAGAGACTGCAGAAAGAGAGAAGGAACATGCTTTGTGGCCCCGGCTTAGGATGTGACGCTCGCTCTTCAGAGACCAAACAACTATCCCCGATCAAATCAGCTTGCTCTGATGCTGCAGGATACTTGGATGGATTGGAGGAAGCATTCCCAGCTGCCCACAGTGAGAAGACTTATCAGCCTACTGCCTTTACAG GAAGTCACATCTCAGAGGTGCTGCAGGAGAACGAGGCTCTTCGAGAGCATCTGAAGCGGTTTGAACTGAACAACGAGCGAGAAAAAGAAGAACTGAAATCAGATGTTGTAAAAGCCAAGGAAGAGCTGTGCAG GCAAAAAGATCTCTTCTCGAATCAGATTTCCTCTCTGAAGGCAGAGCATCTCAAGGCTTTGGACCAAATGAGTGCCACTTACGCTACAGAGCACTCATCTTCAAAGGTTGCCCATCTTACCAATGCACTGAATACTCGGGAG ATAATGGTGAAGCTTTTGCAGGACCAGCTGAAAGAGCTGCAAGGGGCTAAAGAAGCGCTGGCGGTATCCAAAACTCGAGAGGGAGCTTTGGAGACTCAG TTAAGCAGACTGTTAAAAGAACTGAAGGATGCCAAAGATGCCCAGAGTCCAGAAGTGAAACTTCTGTGTAGCTTGGAGACCAAGATTATCAGCATGGAGCAGAGACACCAACACAGAGAGAAAGAGCTACAGCAG GTCATTGGAGGTTCATGGCTGGAGGGTGATCAGCAGTCAAAGGTGGATCACTGGAAAAGTCTTGCATTGGATAAAGCCAGAGAGCTGGAAGCATTCCGCTTGGAGTTAGACTCCATTCTGGATATCATAAAACATCTACAAAAACAAGGCATGATTCTGCCCACATCTTGA